The Frondihabitans australicus genome includes a region encoding these proteins:
- a CDS encoding UDP-N-acetylglucosamine 4,6-dehydratase family protein, with the protein MTTLDAASNRSGHLPGAPLAPSIHLSADDIDFHEITGRSIGGTDVESAATFLTGRRVLVTGAGGSIGSELCRQIARFRPSELIMLDRDETGLQQTQVSLSGHGLLDSPHLLLADIRDGDALTDTFVDRKPDVVFHAAALKHLPLLERYPDEAWKTNVLGTLNVLRASRAAGAERFVNISTDKAANPTSTLGSSKHLAERLTAAFAGDQGERYASVRFGNVFASRGSLVPLLVDLINAGKPVTVTHPDATRYFMSIPEASQLVIHAGAIAEPGEILVLDMGQPVRILDVVNRVIEQTGRPTEIIFTGLRPGEKIHEELIGAGEIVHRSKHPKISHTRVEPLAPEDLDRRLLLGYVPRGSSAGCVRGDAQPLSA; encoded by the coding sequence GTGACGACCCTCGATGCAGCCTCCAACCGGTCCGGCCACCTTCCCGGCGCGCCCCTCGCGCCGTCGATCCACCTCTCGGCCGACGACATCGACTTCCACGAGATCACGGGTCGATCGATCGGCGGGACGGACGTCGAGTCGGCGGCGACGTTCCTGACCGGTCGCCGGGTGCTGGTCACGGGCGCCGGCGGTTCCATCGGAAGTGAGCTCTGTCGGCAGATCGCGCGTTTCCGCCCGAGTGAGCTGATCATGCTCGATCGCGACGAGACGGGCCTGCAGCAGACACAGGTGTCGCTCTCCGGCCACGGGCTGCTCGATTCCCCCCACCTCCTCCTCGCCGACATCCGCGACGGCGACGCGCTCACCGACACGTTCGTCGACAGAAAACCCGACGTCGTGTTTCACGCCGCCGCGCTCAAGCATCTTCCGCTCCTCGAGCGCTATCCCGACGAGGCGTGGAAGACCAACGTGCTCGGCACACTCAATGTCCTCCGTGCGTCGCGCGCCGCCGGCGCCGAGAGATTCGTCAACATCTCCACCGACAAGGCGGCCAACCCGACCAGCACGCTCGGCTCGAGCAAGCATCTCGCCGAGCGCCTGACCGCGGCCTTCGCCGGCGACCAGGGCGAGCGATACGCCTCCGTCCGCTTCGGCAACGTCTTCGCCAGCCGGGGCAGCCTTGTCCCGCTGCTCGTCGACCTCATCAATGCGGGCAAGCCCGTGACCGTGACGCACCCCGACGCCACGCGCTACTTCATGTCCATCCCCGAGGCGAGCCAGCTCGTCATCCACGCCGGCGCCATCGCCGAACCGGGCGAGATCCTCGTCCTCGACATGGGGCAGCCCGTTCGCATCCTCGACGTCGTCAATCGCGTCATCGAGCAGACGGGTCGGCCGACGGAGATCATCTTCACCGGGCTGCGTCCCGGCGAGAAGATCCACGAGGAGCTCATCGGCGCCGGCGAGATCGTGCACCGCTCGAAGCATCCCAAGATCTCGCACACTCGTGTCGAACCGCTCGCCCCCGAAGACCTCGACCGCCGCCTGCTCCTCGGCTACGTCCCGCGCGGCTCGAGCGCCGGCTGTGTGCGCGGTGACGCGCAGCCACTGTCAGCATGA
- a CDS encoding Ig-like domain-containing protein has protein sequence MRSIRPWAKIAAAAGIAALILGGASAAHAADGGRMQGPFNLLYTYTATGSTALSFKSAGSGKPLANVSVTPGATTPAIPGEQFTFPAVGTTGPISPASDPSLCFTAAGGSPIVNNTSLQPCGSFDAATATQTFVVNSQGYINLVGAGGWVIAYDSSAIVGQTLGIINSSASQLDLAKMTPVVDEDAPTATVSFGAAVTDLATISGTGAEGATITVSVNGTPIGSPVVVSGGSWSLPIPASIGAGSHTFTVTQTLNGAAAGSTTATADFGAAVDATGPTAEFSGPSTAVTGTGAPGATVILKEGGATIGTATVAANGTWSIEATGLQDGAHTFTATQTARGNVVTTDTLTVTRNATRVNVTQTNLFDGSTFRPGTNTFTGTGTPGATITLAVTNFASGSVTTTVKADGTWSVDRNLGSGTYVFTITQDAKGSSDSISDITLRPEGSGVKRPFTTVTRDGDTYRMGTVTFTGTGDGTNTATVTLKVVSPSGLASVTVPVDPDGTWTLRRSMGSGPYTVTFTQTEGDGSTEVLGPYTLTPSS, from the coding sequence ATGAGATCGATTCGACCATGGGCGAAGATCGCGGCGGCCGCCGGAATCGCGGCGTTGATCCTGGGCGGGGCCAGCGCCGCCCACGCGGCCGACGGAGGCCGCATGCAGGGGCCGTTCAACCTGCTGTACACATATACTGCGACCGGAAGCACCGCGTTGTCGTTCAAGAGCGCAGGATCGGGCAAACCACTGGCCAACGTCAGCGTGACGCCCGGCGCGACGACACCGGCTATTCCGGGCGAACAGTTCACGTTTCCCGCCGTGGGGACAACGGGTCCGATCAGCCCCGCCAGCGATCCGAGCCTCTGCTTCACCGCCGCGGGCGGCAGCCCGATCGTGAACAATACATCGCTCCAACCGTGCGGTTCGTTCGACGCCGCGACCGCGACCCAGACGTTCGTCGTCAATTCGCAGGGCTACATCAATCTCGTCGGTGCGGGAGGTTGGGTCATCGCCTACGACTCGTCTGCGATCGTCGGGCAGACGCTCGGGATCATCAACTCGAGCGCCTCACAGCTCGACCTCGCAAAGATGACGCCCGTCGTCGACGAGGATGCACCGACGGCGACCGTCTCGTTCGGTGCAGCGGTCACAGACCTCGCGACGATCAGCGGCACCGGCGCCGAAGGCGCGACGATCACCGTGTCGGTGAACGGCACCCCGATCGGATCACCCGTGGTCGTCTCGGGCGGATCCTGGTCGCTGCCGATCCCCGCGAGCATCGGCGCCGGGTCGCACACGTTCACCGTGACGCAGACGCTGAACGGCGCAGCCGCCGGCTCGACGACGGCGACGGCCGACTTCGGTGCCGCGGTCGACGCGACCGGCCCGACGGCCGAGTTCAGCGGCCCCTCCACCGCCGTGACGGGCACGGGAGCACCCGGCGCCACCGTGATCCTGAAGGAAGGCGGCGCGACGATCGGCACGGCCACGGTGGCCGCTAACGGCACCTGGTCGATCGAGGCCACCGGGCTGCAGGATGGCGCACACACCTTCACGGCCACCCAGACAGCGCGCGGCAACGTCGTCACCACCGACACCCTCACGGTGACCCGCAACGCCACTCGGGTGAACGTCACGCAGACGAACCTCTTCGACGGTTCGACGTTCCGGCCGGGCACCAACACGTTCACGGGCACCGGAACACCCGGGGCCACGATCACGCTCGCCGTCACGAACTTCGCGTCGGGCTCTGTGACGACCACGGTCAAGGCCGATGGCACGTGGTCCGTCGACCGCAACCTGGGCAGCGGCACGTACGTGTTCACGATCACGCAGGATGCCAAGGGGTCGAGCGACTCGATCTCGGACATCACGCTCCGCCCCGAGGGCTCCGGGGTGAAGCGGCCCTTCACGACGGTCACGCGAGACGGCGACACATATCGCATGGGCACCGTCACGTTCACCGGCACGGGCGACGGCACCAACACGGCGACAGTCACCCTGAAGGTGGTGAGCCCGTCAGGTCTCGCGTCCGTGACGGTTCCGGTCGATCCGG
- a CDS encoding ATP-dependent Clp protease ATP-binding subunit, which produces MANMQGAPASDEKQKSALEQYGIDLTAIASSGKLDPVIGRDSEIRRVSQVLTRRTKNNPVLIGEPGVGKTAVVEGLAQRIVAGDVADSLKGKRLISLDISALVAGAMYRGQFEERLKAVLKEITDSDGQVITFIDELHTLMGAGGGEGSVAAANMLKPMLARGELRLIGATTLDEYRQFIEKDAALERRFQQVYVGEPSVEDTIAILRGLKERYEAHHGITIADSALVAAAALSNRYITARQLPDKAIDLIDEAGSRLKMEIDSSPVELDELYRSLARMQVEELALKKEKDPASEARLAALREEMTLRQQEYADLNRRWQAEKSALQGVGELKGKLNDARIDLDRAMREGRYQDASKINYETIPEIEKSLAEAERIEESGDRLVNDQVTDSDIAEVVASWTGIPVGRLMAGETEKLLHLETELGQRIIGQREAVTAVSEAVRRTRAGISDPDRPTGSFLFLGPTGVGKTELAKALAAFLFDDEKAMIRIDMSEYGEKHSVARLVGAPPGYVGYEAGGQLTEAVRRRPYSVVLMDEVEKAHPEVFDILLQVLDDGRLTDGQGRTVDFRNTILILTSNLGSQFLTDQTLTRAQKEEAVDAMVRQAFKPEFINRLDDIVMFDSLSQDDLGQIVSLYVDRLARRLADRRLELAVTPDARAWLGERGYDPIYGARPLRRLMQRQIDDNLARALLDGSITDGDTVLVDVAPGGEALVVTKSDLSDEPLDVDELES; this is translated from the coding sequence ATGGCGAACATGCAGGGCGCACCCGCCTCCGACGAGAAGCAGAAGAGCGCCCTCGAGCAGTACGGCATCGACCTCACGGCGATCGCCTCCAGCGGCAAGCTCGATCCGGTGATCGGGCGGGACTCCGAGATCCGGCGCGTCAGCCAGGTGCTCACCCGTCGCACGAAGAACAACCCCGTGCTCATCGGCGAGCCCGGCGTCGGCAAGACCGCCGTGGTCGAAGGGCTGGCCCAGCGCATCGTCGCCGGCGATGTCGCCGACTCGCTCAAGGGCAAGCGCCTCATATCGCTCGACATCTCGGCCCTCGTCGCCGGCGCCATGTATCGCGGTCAGTTCGAAGAGCGTCTCAAGGCCGTTCTGAAGGAGATCACCGACTCCGACGGTCAGGTCATCACGTTCATCGACGAACTCCACACCCTCATGGGCGCAGGAGGCGGTGAAGGCTCGGTCGCAGCAGCCAACATGCTCAAGCCCATGCTCGCCCGGGGCGAGCTCCGCCTCATCGGGGCGACGACTCTCGACGAGTACCGCCAGTTCATCGAGAAGGACGCCGCGCTCGAGCGCCGATTCCAGCAGGTCTACGTCGGCGAGCCCAGCGTCGAGGACACCATCGCGATCCTCCGCGGCCTGAAGGAGCGCTACGAGGCCCACCACGGCATCACCATCGCCGACAGCGCCCTCGTCGCCGCAGCCGCTCTCAGCAACCGCTACATCACGGCCCGACAGCTTCCCGACAAGGCGATCGACCTCATCGACGAGGCCGGTTCTCGCCTCAAGATGGAAATCGACTCCTCGCCCGTCGAACTCGACGAGCTCTATCGGTCGCTCGCGCGAATGCAGGTCGAGGAACTCGCACTGAAGAAGGAGAAGGATCCCGCGTCCGAGGCCCGCCTGGCTGCGCTGCGCGAGGAGATGACCCTCCGCCAGCAGGAGTACGCCGATCTCAACCGCCGCTGGCAGGCCGAGAAATCGGCGCTGCAGGGCGTCGGCGAGCTCAAGGGCAAGCTCAACGACGCGCGCATCGACCTCGACCGCGCCATGCGCGAGGGGCGCTACCAGGACGCCTCGAAGATCAACTACGAGACGATCCCCGAGATCGAGAAGAGCCTGGCCGAGGCGGAGCGCATCGAGGAGTCGGGCGACCGTCTCGTCAACGACCAGGTCACCGACAGCGACATCGCCGAGGTCGTCGCGTCGTGGACGGGGATCCCGGTCGGTCGGCTCATGGCCGGCGAGACCGAGAAGCTGCTCCATCTCGAGACCGAGCTCGGCCAGCGCATCATCGGCCAGCGCGAGGCGGTCACGGCCGTCAGCGAGGCCGTTCGGCGCACCCGCGCAGGCATTTCCGATCCTGACCGCCCCACCGGCTCGTTCCTCTTCCTGGGCCCCACCGGCGTCGGCAAGACCGAGCTGGCGAAGGCGCTGGCGGCGTTCCTCTTCGACGACGAGAAGGCGATGATCCGCATCGACATGTCGGAGTACGGCGAGAAGCACTCCGTCGCCCGACTCGTCGGCGCCCCTCCCGGCTACGTCGGCTACGAGGCCGGCGGGCAGCTCACCGAGGCGGTGCGGCGGCGGCCGTACAGCGTCGTGCTGATGGACGAGGTCGAGAAGGCTCACCCGGAGGTCTTCGACATCCTGCTCCAGGTGCTCGACGACGGGCGACTGACGGACGGCCAGGGTCGCACGGTCGACTTCCGCAACACGATCCTGATCCTCACGTCGAATCTCGGAAGCCAGTTCCTGACCGACCAGACCCTCACGCGAGCGCAGAAGGAAGAAGCCGTCGACGCGATGGTGCGGCAGGCGTTCAAGCCTGAGTTCATCAACCGACTCGACGACATCGTGATGTTCGACTCGCTGTCGCAGGACGACCTCGGTCAGATCGTGTCGCTCTACGTCGACCGGCTCGCGCGGCGCCTCGCCGACCGCCGCCTCGAGCTCGCCGTCACGCCCGACGCCCGAGCGTGGCTCGGAGAACGGGGCTACGACCCGATCTACGGCGCGCGACCCCTGCGTCGTCTGATGCAGCGTCAGATCGACGACAACCTGGCGCGGGCTCTGCTCGACGGCTCGATCACGGACGGTGATACCGTGCTCGTCGACGTGGCGCCCGGCGGCGAGGCCCTCGTCGTGACGAAGTCCGACCTGAGCGATGAACCCCTCGACGTCGACGAGCTCGAGTCGTAG
- a CDS encoding EpsG family protein, translating to MIIALGLSSAFASVLPLWSRARSLLRSSVVALIPLTVLGWFTVVYALQANPGTPDKWIYVRELRAIGAGTLSQAFSARLTTSGEPAYVIFFWVLSRLGIESTGLFGVVGLVSVVAVVLGARLLLPTWRLPLVLFVSVSLGFMPSFASVVVRQGMAMSFMFIAICLILRGHRWAWAPFLAVATLFHHSVLPLTILLALLALIRLPLRVALVVWGLAAALFLTGLQTRVLGPIATAMPEIAEYTDPSVVAHYTGGVNRLDFLLLSAILLATGLFFRRLSTTPAWYTRLVTLFACLNVYFLLFGFIAYSDRLGAYSWLLAPLLLAAPLARSQSARSRVATVGVVAFVVVAGFRFGHYTDMLALAAAH from the coding sequence GTGATCATCGCCCTCGGTCTCTCCTCCGCGTTCGCCAGCGTCCTTCCGCTGTGGAGCCGCGCGCGGTCGCTGCTGCGCTCCTCGGTGGTCGCCCTGATCCCGCTGACCGTCCTCGGCTGGTTCACCGTCGTCTACGCGCTCCAGGCCAATCCGGGAACACCCGACAAGTGGATCTACGTGCGAGAGCTGCGCGCCATTGGCGCCGGGACCCTCTCGCAGGCGTTCTCGGCGCGACTGACGACGTCCGGCGAGCCCGCGTACGTCATCTTCTTCTGGGTCCTGAGCCGACTCGGCATCGAATCGACGGGTCTCTTCGGCGTCGTAGGGCTGGTGAGCGTCGTCGCGGTCGTGCTCGGGGCGCGCCTCCTTCTGCCGACGTGGCGCCTTCCGCTGGTGCTCTTCGTCTCCGTGAGCCTGGGGTTCATGCCCTCGTTCGCCAGCGTGGTGGTGCGGCAGGGCATGGCGATGTCGTTCATGTTCATCGCCATCTGCCTGATCCTGCGCGGCCATCGATGGGCTTGGGCGCCGTTCCTCGCGGTGGCGACCCTGTTCCATCACTCCGTGCTGCCGCTGACGATCCTGCTCGCGCTCCTCGCGCTCATCCGACTTCCCCTCCGGGTGGCCCTCGTCGTCTGGGGCTTGGCCGCGGCGCTCTTCCTCACGGGTCTACAGACGCGGGTGCTGGGGCCGATCGCCACCGCGATGCCCGAGATCGCCGAGTACACCGACCCGTCGGTCGTCGCCCACTACACGGGAGGCGTCAATCGGCTCGACTTCCTCCTCTTGAGCGCGATCCTTCTCGCCACAGGACTCTTCTTCCGGCGACTGTCGACGACCCCCGCGTGGTACACCCGCTTGGTCACCCTGTTCGCGTGCCTCAACGTCTACTTCCTGCTCTTCGGCTTCATCGCCTATTCCGACCGGCTCGGCGCCTACTCCTGGCTGCTGGCACCGCTGCTCCTGGCTGCGCCTCTTGCGCGCAGCCAGAGCGCGCGATCGCGGGTCGCCACCGTCGGCGTCGTGGCGTTCGTCGTCGTCGCAGGATTCCGATTCGGCCATTACACCGACATGCTGGCGCTCGCGGCCGCGCACTAG
- a CDS encoding glycosyltransferase family 2 protein: MTRPEVSVIIPTVRADSHFVDALDSVLSQNDIDLEVVVVLDGVDVRDTPLPDDPRILVVELPERRGTATALNAGIEAASAEFIARLDADDLARAGRLHVQADRLASSPATVCVASAVDIIDGQGRHLGVLAAHRGDVSSALLRRNVLTHSSTMYRRSAVRAVGGYDPSCVRMQDYDLWLRLAREGRVEVLTQPLTAYRVHPGQHSRRTPPWGSSTRTILRSRRRLAAHLGRSGLAQRLDDALWLSAQLVRHLGLRRPHYLRGTKSR, from the coding sequence ATGACCCGTCCCGAAGTCTCCGTGATCATCCCGACCGTTCGAGCCGACAGTCATTTCGTCGACGCACTCGACTCCGTCCTCTCACAGAACGACATCGACCTCGAGGTGGTCGTGGTGCTCGACGGCGTCGACGTCCGCGACACCCCCCTGCCGGACGATCCACGAATCCTCGTCGTCGAACTGCCCGAGCGCCGAGGCACGGCCACCGCGCTCAACGCGGGCATCGAAGCCGCTTCGGCGGAATTCATCGCGCGGCTCGATGCCGACGACCTCGCCCGCGCGGGGCGCCTCCATGTCCAGGCCGACCGGCTGGCGTCCTCCCCGGCGACGGTCTGCGTGGCCTCCGCGGTCGACATCATCGACGGCCAGGGCAGACATCTCGGCGTCCTGGCAGCCCACCGGGGCGATGTCTCGTCGGCGCTCCTGCGGCGCAACGTCCTCACCCACTCGTCGACCATGTACCGTCGGTCGGCCGTTCGCGCCGTGGGCGGCTACGACCCGTCGTGTGTGCGAATGCAGGACTACGACCTCTGGCTCCGCCTGGCCCGTGAGGGGCGCGTCGAAGTCCTTACCCAACCGCTCACGGCCTACCGCGTCCACCCGGGCCAGCACAGCCGCCGAACGCCGCCGTGGGGCAGTTCGACCCGAACGATCCTGCGGTCGCGCCGCCGTCTGGCTGCGCACCTGGGTCGATCGGGGCTTGCACAGCGCCTCGACGACGCCCTGTGGTTGTCGGCACAGCTCGTCCGTCACCTCGGGCTCCGCAGGCCGCACTACCTCCGCGGCACGAAGTCACGTTGA
- a CDS encoding polysaccharide biosynthesis tyrosine autokinase, which translates to MDIARLLRLLRGGWVVLALGVAAGLGAGYGMTSLAAPQYTATAELYVTVGGGNTAIDLLQGGSAAEQKVQSYVSVATSTRVLQPVIDELHLKTTPADLASRVTASTPVQTVLIDIRVEDLDPVLSAQIANAISKQLAAVVTQQLEPSSGAASTPVGLSVVTPATTPTAPTSPRPLLNIGAGGMVGLMLGVGVLALRSAIDTKLRDRDDVASAAKSPILGEMAFDRSAVTKPLVIQTDPRSPRAEAFRRLRTNLQFLDIGSESRSFVVTSALPREGKSTTATNLAITLAESGARVALVDADLRRPRVATLMGIEGGAGLTDVLAGRAELVDVLQPWGLGSLSVLPAGQIPPNPTELLGSPSMALVLRELSESFEFVILDAPPLLPVTDAAILANATNGALLVTAMNRTTHRQLSSAVATLDAAGAPRLGLILTMTKAKKLDAYAYAYSPETLEMSAVAAPAEKRVPRRAKADGR; encoded by the coding sequence ATGGACATCGCACGATTGCTCCGGCTCCTCCGAGGCGGCTGGGTCGTCCTCGCGCTCGGCGTAGCCGCGGGACTCGGTGCCGGCTACGGCATGACGTCGCTCGCAGCCCCTCAGTACACGGCCACAGCCGAGCTCTACGTCACAGTCGGCGGCGGCAATACAGCGATCGACCTCCTCCAGGGCGGCAGCGCAGCCGAGCAGAAGGTGCAGTCGTACGTGAGCGTCGCGACGAGCACGCGAGTTCTCCAGCCGGTCATCGACGAGCTCCACCTGAAGACCACTCCCGCCGATCTCGCGTCGCGTGTCACCGCCTCGACCCCGGTTCAGACGGTCCTCATCGACATCCGCGTGGAGGATCTCGATCCGGTCCTGAGCGCTCAGATCGCGAACGCCATCTCGAAGCAGCTCGCAGCCGTCGTGACTCAGCAGCTCGAGCCGTCGAGCGGAGCGGCGTCGACGCCCGTCGGCCTGAGCGTCGTCACGCCGGCCACGACGCCCACGGCGCCGACGTCGCCCCGCCCGCTTCTGAACATCGGCGCGGGCGGCATGGTCGGGCTCATGCTCGGGGTGGGCGTCCTCGCTCTGCGCTCGGCGATCGACACAAAGCTGCGCGATCGAGATGACGTCGCCTCCGCCGCGAAGTCCCCGATTCTCGGCGAGATGGCATTCGACAGGTCCGCCGTCACGAAACCCCTCGTCATCCAGACGGATCCGAGGTCGCCGCGCGCCGAGGCTTTCCGACGCCTCCGCACGAACCTCCAGTTCCTCGACATCGGCAGCGAATCGCGCAGCTTCGTCGTCACGTCCGCCCTTCCGCGAGAGGGCAAGAGCACGACGGCGACCAACCTCGCGATCACGCTCGCGGAATCGGGCGCCCGCGTCGCGCTCGTCGACGCCGACCTCCGCCGGCCGCGGGTTGCGACGCTCATGGGCATCGAGGGCGGCGCGGGCCTCACCGACGTCCTCGCCGGTCGCGCCGAGCTCGTCGACGTCCTCCAGCCCTGGGGCCTCGGGAGCCTGTCCGTTCTTCCCGCCGGGCAGATCCCGCCGAATCCCACCGAGCTGCTCGGCTCGCCGAGCATGGCGCTCGTCCTGCGCGAGCTGAGCGAGTCGTTCGAATTCGTGATCCTGGACGCCCCGCCTCTCCTGCCCGTCACCGACGCGGCCATCCTGGCGAATGCAACCAACGGCGCCCTCCTCGTCACCGCCATGAACCGCACCACGCACAGGCAGCTGTCCTCGGCCGTGGCGACGCTCGACGCCGCCGGGGCGCCTCGACTCGGCCTGATCCTCACCATGACCAAGGCGAAGAAGCTCGACGCCTACGCGTACGCCTACAGCCCTGAGACGCTTGAGATGTCGGCTGTCGCCGCGCCGGCCGAGAAGCGAGTGCCCCGCCGCGCGAAGGCCGACGGCCGATGA
- a CDS encoding glycosyltransferase, with protein sequence MSGRARQARRGVLVVKTIDLSIDMMLRGQLRYLHEHGISPLAIAAADTGRLQSVAAREGIRSFALPFRRKPSPLSDLIGFVRLLALLAALRPAVVVYGTPKASLLTALAGVMTKTPVRIHLLRGMRLDTATGLLRRVLLVTEALTLRLSTRTIAVGHSLVRRCRELGLDTTHMTVVGSGSVGGVDLARFGPADPATRRACREHHKLGPETVVVGFVGRLTADKGVDALLGAVKRLRDGGRDVVVALVGPDDGVAGLTPATRADLGEGWVLRLGELDDPSEAFTLFDIFCLPSRREGLPTVVLEAWAAEVPVVTSDVAAFDALIDDGVTGVRARVDDEADLARALEAARRDRDALVSAARDHVRREFDHRVVWENHRREYAAALREATGAPVA encoded by the coding sequence ATGAGCGGCCGCGCGCGGCAAGCTCGACGGGGAGTCCTAGTCGTCAAGACCATCGACCTCAGCATCGACATGATGCTGCGCGGGCAGCTCAGGTATCTCCACGAGCACGGCATCTCGCCCCTGGCGATCGCCGCGGCCGACACGGGCAGGCTGCAGTCGGTGGCCGCGCGCGAGGGCATCCGATCCTTCGCGCTGCCCTTCCGCCGCAAGCCCTCCCCGCTGAGCGACCTGATCGGCTTCGTCCGTCTCCTCGCGCTCCTGGCAGCGCTGCGCCCCGCCGTCGTCGTCTACGGCACACCGAAGGCCTCCCTCCTGACCGCCCTGGCGGGGGTCATGACGAAGACGCCCGTTCGGATCCACCTCCTGCGCGGCATGCGTCTCGACACAGCGACGGGTCTTCTCCGACGCGTCCTGCTCGTCACAGAGGCGCTGACACTTCGACTCTCGACGCGCACTATCGCGGTCGGGCACTCGCTCGTGCGTCGCTGCCGCGAGCTGGGCCTCGACACGACGCACATGACCGTGGTGGGGTCGGGGTCGGTCGGGGGAGTCGACCTCGCGAGGTTCGGGCCTGCCGATCCTGCGACACGACGCGCGTGCCGCGAGCACCACAAGCTCGGGCCCGAGACCGTCGTGGTGGGCTTCGTCGGGCGACTCACGGCCGACAAGGGCGTCGATGCCCTCCTCGGCGCGGTGAAGCGGCTTCGCGACGGTGGCCGCGACGTCGTCGTGGCCCTCGTCGGGCCCGACGACGGAGTGGCCGGGCTCACTCCCGCCACGCGTGCCGACCTGGGTGAGGGATGGGTTCTCCGACTGGGCGAACTCGACGATCCGTCGGAGGCCTTCACGCTATTCGACATCTTCTGCCTGCCGTCACGCCGCGAGGGTCTCCCGACCGTCGTGCTCGAAGCCTGGGCGGCGGAGGTCCCCGTCGTCACGAGCGACGTCGCGGCGTTCGACGCCCTCATCGACGACGGCGTCACGGGTGTCCGAGCGCGGGTCGACGACGAGGCGGATCTCGCGCGAGCGCTCGAGGCGGCTCGCCGCGATCGCGACGCCCTAGTCAGCGCGGCCCGCGATCACGTCCGTCGCGAGTTCGATCACCGCGTGGTGTGGGAGAACCACCGGCGCGAGTATGCCGCAGCCCTCCGCGAGGCCACGGGTGCGCCGGTGGCGTGA